One genomic region from Flavobacteriales bacterium encodes:
- a CDS encoding T9SS type A sorting domain-containing protein: protein MNILRSSLILSLSALLFTSAETQAQTGPAGVGTSASNVLWLDANYLGLSNNNPVSTWTDRSGNANNATQAGSLRPLFQTNRVNGKPTIKFDGTDDYMLLGTNLDQADATIFIVGDGSGLSGYRYLCSTKKWFINARHSGGRQWGFNQGTFISSGIQLFGGTWNVLTCIVRNGSTTVNMWTNGAFGASGTRGSFASIPKTVIGAYSADGSTFSGHYQGELAEVIVYNFELNSAQRTLVRNYLGSKYGRGVSNDVYAYESTHAYEMAGIGRDDASNIHSTAQGTGIIEISSPTDLGDGEYVVFCHNNTSLSTTQSSDVPSTVNSRLSRTWRVDMTGDAGTLTLKADLTGYEFATTDDNFYVLLVDGDGTFSNATVHYTGFSFDPGTDVVTFTGVDFADGDYFTIGYGKIYSVASTAWSNTATWNCNCIPSTNSSVNIGSGTTVTLGANVTTTNVTVETGAALDLSLSNYKLSLTGNFSNSGTLFTRSGEMEFIGTSAQTISGTHTMYTMTVNNSNGVTITSGSTTVTHTLNMTDGTLTTGGHLTIGSNSTRTARIATLGAGASISGDVTVQRYIPTTAAAGYRHLAFPLTDAVVAELDDNMTITGVNGATGTGSIYTGYWNNLYWYDEDYVDQGIDDGWTALTDVTDDLENTVGYAIWVYNADLPATLGVTGTVKTGNATFTLTYDDSGTPANDGWNLVGNPYPSQIDWEHADVVYNGSVNDAIYIWNDAHEHYEGWVGGFAVNDGTQYIASGQAFFVQTSAAAPTLSMTENVKTSADATFYSAVAAGSLPDHIKLMISKGAKSDQATLVFRKEATEGFDSKYDAWKLWSTTYGTPNIATVTENDEVLAINSLPEVPQSISVPVQVRVPSNGTYKLSLTALEVHNKYCVFIEDLVTGEVMDLRSFETYSFTAKTTDDEIRFMVHLNKNGKLSAQSEAVVCGGDASGKAIAISEEGPGLFQWFDANGNLVRSTSTPSLSDELTQVPAGTYFVSLSNGDAAPLQAKGNDNGKENVCERGLTQITVSQGTPLIASVDMDNSSPATCESNDGVATIEVSGGAQPYSIRWNDESVQEGATAIDLAPGEYQALITDANGCTTTKQVQVTRSMGPETGSVAIQNVSCPGMADGKISITSISGGTAPYSVTWPDRSSGLEKSGLKAGLYPVLITDANGCSIYHGFEVNESASVTASFTVSSNEVDIAEGGRISFDNQSTGTNQYLWNFGDGSISTEKNPVHDFNKAGTYTVTLSTTNGQCDQVASKTIEVINTLPGANTSDRNSATVTTRQNIININYNVSEKNGINVSVVNLLGQEVANTGKTGTSGTAHLSVDRPGIYLVNVFSNGQLIQSSKAIVHF from the coding sequence ATGAACATCCTCAGATCGTCCCTGATTTTATCACTGTCAGCTCTCCTTTTCACATCAGCAGAAACACAAGCACAAACCGGTCCGGCCGGTGTAGGTACCAGTGCTTCCAATGTGCTGTGGCTTGATGCGAATTACCTGGGGCTGTCTAACAATAATCCGGTCTCCACATGGACGGACCGTTCGGGAAATGCCAACAATGCAACACAGGCCGGATCTCTCAGGCCATTGTTCCAAACCAACCGGGTCAATGGCAAGCCTACGATAAAATTTGACGGTACGGACGATTACATGCTGCTTGGCACCAACCTGGACCAGGCAGATGCAACCATATTCATCGTAGGTGACGGTTCGGGACTCAGCGGTTACCGCTATTTGTGCTCCACAAAAAAATGGTTTATCAATGCACGGCATAGTGGCGGCCGTCAATGGGGCTTTAACCAGGGCACCTTCATATCTTCCGGCATACAGTTGTTCGGAGGAACCTGGAACGTACTTACCTGTATTGTGCGAAATGGCTCCACTACTGTTAATATGTGGACCAACGGTGCCTTCGGCGCCAGCGGAACACGTGGTAGTTTTGCCAGTATTCCCAAAACGGTTATCGGTGCCTATTCTGCAGACGGAAGTACATTCAGCGGACACTATCAGGGTGAATTGGCCGAGGTCATTGTCTACAACTTTGAGTTGAACTCGGCACAGCGGACACTTGTACGAAATTATCTGGGATCCAAATACGGCAGAGGGGTTTCGAATGACGTATATGCCTACGAATCCACCCATGCCTATGAAATGGCAGGGATTGGACGTGATGATGCAAGTAACATTCACTCTACAGCCCAGGGAACCGGTATCATTGAAATAAGCAGCCCAACCGACCTTGGAGATGGAGAATACGTTGTATTTTGTCACAACAACACTTCACTTTCAACCACACAATCAAGTGATGTCCCTTCAACCGTCAATTCAAGACTAAGTAGAACCTGGAGAGTGGATATGACAGGGGATGCGGGGACATTGACATTAAAGGCTGATCTTACAGGCTACGAATTTGCAACCACCGATGACAACTTTTATGTTCTCCTGGTCGATGGAGATGGCACCTTCTCCAATGCAACGGTACATTATACAGGGTTTTCTTTCGACCCAGGGACAGACGTCGTTACTTTCACTGGTGTAGATTTTGCCGATGGTGACTATTTCACCATCGGATATGGTAAAATTTATAGTGTGGCATCGACAGCATGGTCAAACACAGCAACATGGAATTGCAACTGCATTCCAAGCACTAACTCAAGCGTGAATATAGGCAGCGGCACAACCGTTACCCTTGGAGCCAATGTTACCACAACAAATGTAACCGTTGAAACCGGAGCCGCATTGGATCTTTCACTGAGCAATTATAAACTTAGCCTTACCGGTAACTTCAGTAACAGTGGCACACTGTTTACCCGCTCCGGTGAAATGGAATTCATTGGTACTTCAGCTCAAACCATCTCCGGTACACATACGATGTACACAATGACAGTTAATAATTCAAATGGGGTTACTATCACGTCCGGATCAACAACCGTAACACATACGCTTAACATGACCGATGGCACGTTAACAACCGGAGGGCATCTTACCATAGGATCCAACTCCACACGAACAGCGCGGATCGCAACATTGGGGGCTGGCGCCTCGATCTCAGGTGATGTTACTGTACAGAGGTATATACCCACGACCGCAGCTGCGGGATACAGACACCTGGCATTTCCTTTGACAGATGCAGTAGTTGCTGAACTGGATGATAACATGACCATTACCGGCGTTAACGGAGCAACGGGAACCGGCAGTATATATACAGGCTATTGGAATAATCTCTATTGGTATGATGAAGATTATGTAGATCAGGGAATAGATGATGGCTGGACCGCACTAACGGACGTAACAGACGATCTAGAAAATACGGTTGGCTATGCCATATGGGTTTATAACGCAGATCTTCCGGCAACCCTTGGGGTAACCGGAACCGTAAAGACCGGAAATGCCACCTTTACCCTGACCTATGATGATTCGGGAACCCCTGCCAATGACGGATGGAACCTTGTAGGAAACCCGTATCCATCTCAAATCGATTGGGAACATGCCGATGTGGTTTACAACGGCAGTGTAAACGATGCCATATATATATGGAACGATGCGCATGAACACTACGAAGGATGGGTCGGAGGATTTGCCGTAAATGACGGTACCCAATACATTGCTTCCGGCCAGGCCTTCTTTGTGCAAACCAGCGCGGCAGCCCCCACTTTATCCATGACGGAAAATGTGAAGACCAGCGCAGATGCTACTTTTTATTCAGCAGTTGCAGCAGGTAGTCTGCCGGATCATATTAAATTGATGATTTCCAAAGGTGCCAAAAGCGACCAGGCGACATTGGTATTCAGAAAGGAAGCAACGGAAGGATTTGACAGCAAATATGACGCATGGAAGCTCTGGAGTACAACATACGGCACGCCCAACATAGCCACAGTTACCGAGAATGACGAGGTCCTGGCGATCAATAGTTTACCCGAAGTTCCGCAAAGCATTTCTGTCCCAGTACAAGTAAGAGTCCCGAGCAATGGCACATATAAGCTCTCGCTGACAGCCCTGGAGGTGCACAATAAATACTGCGTATTCATTGAGGATCTGGTGACCGGAGAGGTGATGGATCTAAGGTCTTTTGAAACCTATTCATTTACGGCTAAGACAACGGATGACGAAATTCGTTTTATGGTTCACCTTAATAAGAATGGTAAGCTTTCTGCACAATCAGAAGCCGTTGTTTGCGGCGGAGATGCGTCAGGAAAGGCCATCGCAATTTCAGAAGAAGGCCCCGGTTTATTCCAATGGTTTGATGCAAATGGCAATCTGGTCAGAAGCACCTCCACTCCTTCCTTGAGTGATGAACTGACACAAGTACCTGCTGGTACGTATTTCGTATCCTTATCCAACGGAGATGCTGCACCACTGCAGGCAAAGGGCAACGACAATGGCAAAGAAAATGTTTGCGAACGCGGCCTGACCCAAATCACCGTCTCGCAAGGCACGCCTTTGATTGCCTCTGTAGATATGGACAACTCAAGTCCGGCAACCTGCGAATCAAACGACGGGGTAGCTACGATCGAGGTTTCCGGAGGAGCGCAACCTTATTCCATCAGATGGAATGATGAAAGCGTACAGGAAGGCGCAACAGCCATTGATCTTGCTCCCGGTGAATACCAGGCTTTGATCACCGATGCCAACGGCTGTACGACCACCAAGCAGGTTCAGGTTACCCGCAGCATGGGGCCTGAAACCGGTTCCGTTGCCATCCAGAATGTAAGCTGTCCGGGAATGGCCGATGGGAAAATTTCCATCACCTCTATCTCCGGTGGTACTGCTCCTTATAGCGTTACATGGCCCGATAGGAGTTCAGGTCTTGAAAAATCCGGTCTGAAAGCCGGTTTATATCCCGTTTTGATCACCGATGCCAATGGTTGCAGTATTTATCATGGATTTGAGGTAAATGAATCAGCCTCCGTCACTGCAAGCTTCACCGTTTCAAGCAATGAGGTGGATATTGCAGAAGGTGGTCGTATATCCTTTGATAACCAATCCACCGGAACCAACCAATACCTTTGGAATTTCGGAGACGGTTCGATCTCTACCGAGAAAAACCCGGTACATGATTTCAACAAAGCCGGAACGTATACCGTAACATTAAGCACTACAAACGGTCAATGTGATCAGGTGGCAAGCAAAACCATCGAAGTGATCAATACTCTACCCGGAGCAAACACTTCTGACCGGAACAGTGCCACAGTCACTACCCGCCAGAACATAATCAATATTAACTACAATGTGAGTGAGAAGAATGGTATCAACGTATCGGTAGTCAACCTGCTTGGTCAGGAAGTAGCAAATACGGGCAAAACGGGTACCTCAGGAACTGCTCACCTGAGTGTCGACAGACCTGGTATATACCTTGTTAATGTATTCAGTAACGGACAATTGATACAAAGCTCCAAAGCCATCGTACATTTCTAG